From a region of the Lactuca sativa cultivar Salinas chromosome 4, Lsat_Salinas_v11, whole genome shotgun sequence genome:
- the LOC111899170 gene encoding protein MICRORCHIDIA 1, which translates to MSEFLEKKANVVEILDSDDEDGDRSSRPEVQNNGTIESDDRRLENRSFWKAGVFDVGPVKWTPSQDELEHARVHPKFLHSNATSHKWAFGAIAELLDNAVDEINNGATFVKVDRIYSKRDNSPALLFLDDGGGMDPEGMRKCMSLGYSTKKSNNTIGQYGNGFKTSTMRLGADVIVFSRAIRKGKATQSVGLLSYTFLRKTGQDDVIVPMIDFDISKHWAEPLIYGSQDDWSTNLNTILEWSPFSSKDDLMQQFEDIGPHGTKVLIYNLWLNDEGIYELNFDEDDEDIKLRDEANRSSKSSKKEAEKQAHISNQLLHSLRAYASMLYLKKFKNFKIFLRGKPVEQFNIADDLKHQQVVTYRPQANSMKDAVVVTTLGFIKEAPALPITGFNVYHKNRLIRPFWKVTGEGHSKGYGIVGVLEANFIEPAHDKQDFERSSLFSRLELKLKQMQMDYWKNHCHLIGHQPDQSFLRKMHTQGQTVDQSIHGLPVDPIPNLTGQQMPNHGQSQSQSQTVYNNNIPVARAPPGFATMTSGFVQEVASGDDIDRIINENIQLFTRCDRYAQKETELKSEVEDLERQVAETKRKCAEISERLEFLRRQRLVR; encoded by the exons ATGTCGGAATTTTTAGAGAAGAAGGCCAACGTTGTAGAGATTCTGGATAGCGATGATGAAGACGGTGATCGATCAAGTCGACCAGAAGTTCAGAATAACGGAACAATCGAGTCCGACGATCGGAGATTGGAGAACCGGAGCTTTTGGAAAGCAGGAGTGTTTGATGTTGGTCCAGTAAAATGGACTCCTTCCCAAG ATGAATTGGAACATGCTCGTGTACATCCAAAATTTCTTCATTCAAATGCAACATCACACAAATGGGCTTTTGGTG CAATTGCTGAGCTTTTGGATAATGCTGTTGATGAG ATCAACAATGGTGCAACTTTTGTAAAAGTTGACAGAATCTACAGCAAAAGGGACAATTCTCCTGCTTTACTTTTCCTTG ATGATGGAGGTGGAATGGACCCTGAAGGCATGCGAAAGTGCATGAGTTTAGGATACTCCACAAAAAAGTCAAACAACACTATTGGACAAT ATGGAAATGGATTCAAGACAAGTACTATGAGATTAGGAGCTGATGTGATAGTTTTCAGTCGTGCAATTCGAAAAGg CAAAGCAACTCAAAGTGTTGGTCTTTTATCCTATACATTTCTACGCAAAACTGGACAAGATGATGTTATTGTTCCCATG ATTGATTTTGATATATCAAAGCATTGGGCAGAGCCTTTAATATATGGCTCTCAGGATGATTGGTCTACTAACTTGAACACAATTCTTGAATGgtctccattttcttcaaaagaCGATTTAATGCAACAG TTTGAAGATATTGGGCCACATGGGACAAAGGTGTTAATATACAACTTATGGCTGAATGATGAAGGCATTTATGAATTAAACTTTGATGAGGATGATGAG GATATAAAATTGAGAGATGAAGCTAATCGATCATCCAAATCAAGCAAAAAAGAAGCTGAAAAACAAGCTCATATATCCAACCAACTTCTTCATTCATTAAGG GCGTATGCTTCTATGTTATAcctcaaaaaatttaaaaactttaaaatttTCTTGAGAGGAAAACCAGTAGAGCAGTTTAATATAGCTGATGATTTGAAACATCAACAAGTAGTCACCTACAGACCACAAGCCAATTCAATGAAAGAT GCTGTTGTGGTGACAACCCTTGGATTTATCAAAGAAGCTCCTGCTCTTCCAATTACTGGATTTAATGTATACCATAAAAATCGTCTTATTCGG CCTTTTTGGAAAGTAACTGGAGAAGGGCATTCAAAAGGGTATGGAATTGTTGGAGTTCTTGAAGCAAATTTCATAGAACCAGCACATGACAAACAGGATTTTGAAAGATCTTCTCTGTTTTCAAGGCTGGAATTGAAGCTTAAACAGATGCAAATGGATTACTG GAAAAACCACTGTCACTTAATTGGGCACCAACCTGATCAAAGTTTTTTGCGCAAAATGCACACACAAGGTCAAACCGTTGACCAGTCAATTCACGGTCTTCCGGTTGACCCAATACCCAATTTGACTGGTCAACAGATGcctaaccatggtcaaagtcaaagtcaaagtcaaaccgtTTACAACAATAACATACCTGTGGCTCGTGCGCCTCCTGGATTTGCAACCATGACATCT GGTTTTGTTCAAGAAGTGGCAAGTGGAGATGATATTGATCGAATAATCAATGAAAATATCCAACTTTTCACAAG GTGTGACCGGTATGCTCAAAAGGAGACTGAGTTGAAGTCTGAG gTGGAGGATTTGGAGAGACAAGTTGCGGAAACAAAAAGGAAATGTGCAGAGATTTCCGAACGACTTGAGTTTCTAAGGCGGCAGAGACTTGTAAGATGA
- the LOC111899169 gene encoding protein RTE1-HOMOLOG yields MESETEPKHMMIEHDVSNSMQIDPTKARFPCCIVWTPLPVVSWLLPFVGHVGIGREDGVIVDFAGPNFVSVDNFTFGGVSRYIQITKEKSPITRHPSTTYRTEEEFKLVESGRNQYTWDESLKKTTQEYQKQIYSILTCNCHSFVANHLNRMEPGPTSGWNVVNVAALVLLKGKWVNSQSMIRSYLSFMVMFFLGVTFGGANFLTFLAFVVFVLFGWYVCGTYYFKNFIQL; encoded by the exons ATGGAGTCAGAAACAGAGCCTAAGCATATGATGATTGAGCATGATGTTTCAAATAGCATGCAGATTGATCCAACAAAAGCTCGATTTCCATGTTGTATAGTGTGGACTCCTCTTCCAGTTGTTTCATGGCTCCTCCCTTTTGTTGGTCATGTTGGAATTGGGCGTGAAGATGGAGTGATTGTGGACTTTGCAGGACCTAATTTTGTGTCGGTTGATAACTTCACATTTGGGGGTGTATCTCGCTATATCCAAATAACCAAAGAAAAG AGTCCAATCACTCGTCATCCTTCCACCACATATAGAACCGAAGAAGAATTTAAGCTTGTAGAATCAGGAAGAAACCAATACACATGGGATGAATCCTTGAAAAAAACAACACAAGAATACCAAAAGCAAATTTATAGCATTTTAACGTGTAATTGTCACTCATTTGTGGCCAATCATCTTAACCGAATGGAACCCGGGCCCACGTCCGGTTGGAATGTGGTGAATGTGGCGGCTTTGGTTTTGTTGAAGGGTAAATGGGTAAATTCACAATCGATGATAAGATCTTATTTGTCGTTTATGGTTATGTTCTTCTTGGGTGTTACATTTGGAGGCGCGAATTTTCTAACGTTTTTGGCGTTTGTTGTGTTTGTTTTGTTCGGGTGGTATGTTTGTGGTACGTATTATTTTAAGAACTTTATACAACTTTAG
- the LOC111899168 gene encoding beta-galactosidase 3, producing the protein METNSVSKWALLFFVVIQLGAQGIQCSVTYDSKAIVINGQRRILISGSIHYPRSTPEMWEDLIMKAKEGGLDVIETYVFWNVHEPTPGNYNFEGRNDLVRFLKTVQKAGLYAHLRIGPYVCAEWNFGGLPVWLKYVPGISFRTDNEPFKRAMKGFTEKIVNMMKSEKLFETEGGPIILSQIENEYGSIGKALGSAGHNYMTWAANLAVGLGTGVPWVMCKQDDAPDPVINTCNGFYCDAFTPNKPYKPTIWTETWSGWFTEFGGPIHERPVQDLAFGVARFIQKGGSFFNYYMYHGGTNFGRSAGGPFITTSYDYDAPLDEYGLIRQPKYGHLKELHKAIKQCEPALVSSDPTVTSLGSLQQAHVFSSKSGHCAAFLANYNPNNAEKVMFNNMHYTLPPWSISILPDCKNVVFNTAKVGVQSTQMEMLPTNSELFSWETYNEDLTMVDESSTFTTSGLLEQINVTRDTSDYLWYTTNVEVGSSESFLRGGDHPKLLVQSTGHALHVFINGELSGSAFGTRENRRITYKENVNLRPGNNKISLLSVAMGLPNIGGHYETWETGVMGPVALYGLDQGKQDLSWAKWTYQVGLKGEAMDVISTNSFSSVEWMQGSLIAQKQQPLTWHKASFKAPTGDEPLALDMSSMGKGQVWINGQSIGRYWTAYATGDCHGCHYAGTYRPPKCQLGCGQPTQRWYHVPRSWLKPTDNSLVLFEELGGDPTRISLVKRSTTTICGDMFEYHPNIKDWHIESYGKTQELHRPKVHLHCGPGLTISAIKFASFGTPMGTCGTFQQGTCHAPASYDVIEKKCIGKEQCAVTIANSNFGEDPCPNKLKRLTVEAVCAPNSRG; encoded by the exons ATGGAAACCAACTCGGTTTCCAAATGGGCTTTGTTGTTCTTCGTTGTAATCCAACTGGGTGCTCAAGGAATTCAATGTAGTGTCACTTACGATAGTAAAGCCATCGTCATCAATGGTCAAAGAAGAATACTCATCTCTGGTTCGATACATTATCCTCGAAGTACTCCTGAG ATGTGGGAAGATCTTATAATGAAGGCGAAAGAAGGAGGACTTGATGTGATTGAAACTTATGTGTTTTGGAATGTTCATGAGCCTACTCCTGGCAAT TATAATTTTGAAGGGAGAAACGATTTGGTGAGATTCTTAAAGACTGTGCAAAAAGCCGGACTTTATGCTCATCTTCGAATTGGACCTTATGTTTGCGCTGAATGGAATTTTgg AGGATTACCAGTTTGGCTGAAGTATGTTCCTGGTATTAGCTTTAGAACCGATAACGAGCCATTCAAG AGGGCTATGAAGGGTTTCACTGAGAAAATTGTGAACATGATGAAGAGTGAAAAGTTGTTCGAAACCGAAGGAGGTCCAATTATCCTCTCTCAG ATTGAGAATGAATACGGGTCGATAGGAAAGGCACTTGGAAGCGCTGGACATAATTACATGACTTGGGCTGCAAATCTGGCCGTTGGATTGGGGACAGGTGTCCCATGGGTCATGTGCAAGCAAGATGATGCCCCGGATCCAGTT ATAAACACATGCAATGGTTTTTATTGTGACGCTTTTACCCCTAACAAACCATACAAACCAACaatttggaccgaaacttggagcGGATGGTTCACAGAATTTGGTGGGCCCATCCACGAGAGGCCCGTTCAAGATTTAGCATTTGGTGTTGCTCGATTCATTCAAAAGGGTGGATCTTTCTTTAACTACTACATG TATCATGGAGGAACGAATTTTGGTCGATCTGCTGGAGGCCCTTTTATCACTACTAGTTATGATTATGATGCTCCACTTGATGAATATG GTTTAATCAGACAACCGAAATACGGACATTTAAAAGAGCTTCACAAAGCTATTAAACAATGTGAGCCTGCATTAGTTTCTTCAGATCCTACAGTTACTTCTTTGGGTAGCCTTCAacag GCGCATGTATTTTCATCAAAATCGGGACATTGTGCAGCTTTTCTTGCAAATTATAATCCAAACAATGCAGAAAAAGTGATGTTCAACAATATGCATTATACTTTGCCTCCATGGTCTATCAGTATCCTTCCTGATTGCAAGAATGTTGTGTTTAACACTGCTAAA GTTGGAGTTCAATCAACACAAATGGAAATGTTACCAACAAATTCGGAGTTGTTTTCATGGGAGACGTATAATGAAGATTTAACAATGGTGGATGAGAGCTCGACTTTTACTACTTCTGGTTTATTGGAGCAAATTAATGTTACTAGAGATACTAGTGATTATCTTTGGTATACAACAAA TGTTGAAGTTGGTTCTTCCGAATCATTTTTGCGAGGCGGGGACCACCCGAAGCTTTTGGTCCAGTCAACGGGTCATGCTCTTCATGTTTTTATCAACGGAGAACTTTCGG GTTCGGCTTTTGGAACACGTGAAAATAGAAGAATTACGTACAAAGAAAACGTCAATCTCCGCCCCGGAAACAACAAAATATCACTACTCAGTGTTGCCATGGGATTACCG AATATCGGAGGACATTACGAAACATGGGAAACCGGCGTCATGGGTCCGGTCGCACTCTACGGTCTTGACCAAGGGAAACAAGATCTCTCATGGGCAAAATGGACCTACCAG GTTGGTTTAAAGGGAGAGGCCATGGATGTCATTTCAACAAACAGTTTTTCATCCGTTGAATGGATGCAAGGTTCTCTTATCGCTCAAAAACAACAACCGCTGACATGGCACAAG GCTTCTTTTAAAGCGCCTACGGGAGACGAGCCATTGGCTTTAGACATGAGCAGTATGGGAAAAGGTCAAGTATGGATCAACGGTCAAAGCATCGGGAGATATTGGACCGCGTACGCCACAGGGGATTGCCACGGGTGCCACTACGCCGGAACATACCGCCCTCCAAAATGTCAACTCGGATGTGGTCAACCAACTCAACGAtg GTACCATGTGCCTAGATCGTGGTTAAAACCAACGGACAATTCATTGGTGCTATTTGAAGAACTTGGTGGCGACCCGACCCGTATTTCACTAGTCAAACGGTCAACAACCACCATATGTGGTGATATGTTTGAATATCACCCGAATATTAAAGATTGGCATATCGAAAGCTATGGAAAAACACAAGAGCTTCATAGGCCAAAAGTTCATCTCCATTGTGGGCCCGGGCTAACCATATCCGCCATTAAATTCGCGAGCTTTGGAACTCCAATGGGGACATGTGGCACTTTCCAACAAGGCACTTGTCATGCCCCTGCATCGTATGATGTAATTGAAAAG AAGTGTATTGGGAAAGAGCAATGTGCAGTGACGATAGCAAATAGCAACTTTGGGGAAGACCCGTGTCCGAATAAATTGAAACGGTTGACAGTTGAAGCGGTTTGTGCTCCGAATTCGAGGGGTTAA